A portion of the Plasmodium relictum strain SGS1 genome assembly, chromosome: 11 genome contains these proteins:
- a CDS encoding apicoplast ribosomal protein L29 precursor, putative translates to MNIFFCYILFFLYNIYLIIGVNIKRKYALFLNYTISINKNKKNINRLCCYKKRVKAKELRKLSTEELEKEIVKCRLDIQMFQQKGFHDIHNFNVHYEKNARRKLAQLLTIYYERYLDNNIRLKT, encoded by the exons atgaacatttttttttgttatatcctattttttctatacaatatatatttaattataggagtaaatataaaaagaaaatatgcattatttttaaattatacaaTTAGTAtcaataagaataaaaaaaatataaatcgCTTATGTTGctataaaaaaagagtaaAGGCTAAAGAACTGAGAAAATTATCAACTGAAGAACttgaaaaa gAAATAGTAAAGTGCAGATTAGATATTCAAATGTTTCAGCAAAAAGGTTTCCATGatatacataattttaatgTACATTACGAAAAAAATGCTAGGAGAAAATTAGCCCAGTTGTTAACTATTTACTATGAAAGATATTTAGATAACAATATAAgattaaaaacttaa